Below is a genomic region from bacterium.
TGCCGGTGTCTGTCTTGACCTCATTCGAGCCGAGCCCGCGGTACCGCTCCTGGGCGTTTGTCTCGGCCAGCAGGCTCTGGCGGCGGCCTACGGGGGAGAGATCGGTCGAGCGCCTCGTCTCATGCACGGCAAGACGTCGGCTGTTCGGCACAGCGGTGTCGGGATCTTTCGCGGCCTCCCCGATCCCTTCGAAGCTTGCAGGTACCACAGCCTGGAGGTCCGATCCGAGAATCTGCCGGAGCCATTCGAGGCGGTGGCCTGGAGTGAGGAAGGCACCCTTCAGGGGATTCGCCACCGAGAGCTGCCCTACTGGGGCGTGCAGTTTCATCCCGAGTCGATTCTGACGCCCGACGGGCCGCGGCTGATGGACAACTTTCTGGGCCTGTGTCTCTGACCTGACCGCCTTGCAAACAGCGAATCGGGACCGCATGATTGGCCGATGGAGCCTGGCTGAATAATGCAAGCTAAAGCTGCCCTCAGAAGAGTCACGGCCGGGCTGGCGCTGACCAGCGCCGAGATGCGTGCTTTGATCGGCAGCCTGATGGATGGCGAGTTGTCGGATCCGGTCAAGGCGGCCCTGCTCGCGGCTCTCGCCACCAAGGGAGAGACCTCCGACGAGATCGTGGGTGCGGCTCGGGCCATGCGCAGCCGCGTCCGCCGGGTAGCGCACGCCTTCGACGACGCGGTGGACACCTGTGGAACGGGCGGCGACGGCAAAGGCACCTTCAACATCTCGACCGCTTCCGCGCTGGTGGCGGCCGCCGCCGGTGTTCCGATCGCGAAGCACGGCAACCGCTCGGTGTCGAGCCGGTCCGGCAGCGCGGACGTTCTCGAGGCACTGGGAGTCGAGGTGGCCGCCGAGCCCGAGACCGCTGAGCGCATGCTGCGAGAGATCGGCATCTGTTTCCTGTTCGCGCCCAACTACCATCCGGCGATGAAAGAGGTGATGCCGGTGCGCCAGGCGCTGGGAATCCGCACGATCTTCAACGTGCTGG
It encodes:
- the trpD gene encoding anthranilate phosphoribosyltransferase, which produces MQAKAALRRVTAGLALTSAEMRALIGSLMDGELSDPVKAALLAALATKGETSDEIVGAARAMRSRVRRVAHAFDDAVDTCGTGGDGKGTFNISTASALVAAAAGVPIAKHGNRSVSSRSGSADVLEALGVEVAAEPETAERMLREIGICFLFAPNYHPAMKEVMPVRQALGIRTIFNVLGPLSNPAGARRQVLGVYARELVDVMAQVLSDLGSVHALVVHGADGLDEITTTGPTHVAELRDGRVQSRTIEPADLGVETSKPEDLAGGGPDENAALLRTVLAGAASPLAEITLANAGAAIYVGGKAETLAAGVELARQTLASGAARAKLEALRSFRPGG
- a CDS encoding aminodeoxychorismate/anthranilate synthase component II; translated protein: MILVIDNYDSFTYNLVQLIRSRDVPVEVLRNDAESVAELLARSPSGIVLSPGPGRPESAGVCLDLIRAEPAVPLLGVCLGQQALAAAYGGEIGRAPRLMHGKTSAVRHSGVGIFRGLPDPFEACRYHSLEVRSENLPEPFEAVAWSEEGTLQGIRHRELPYWGVQFHPESILTPDGPRLMDNFLGLCL